In one Bacillus rossius redtenbacheri isolate Brsri chromosome 11, Brsri_v3, whole genome shotgun sequence genomic region, the following are encoded:
- the LOC134536538 gene encoding activity-regulated cytoskeleton-associated protein-like, with amino-acid sequence MTPRPFRGQDHEDPVKQLQHWEQALQTQGIPQGEKIDHVGGLLMGEATGWWKSHEGLYDTWEDFASSFANQFGSLPRIAELTAQLFSRKQKDSEEIESFLARKKKLYERLYSDINVKEFLPTALELVRPNLRPFLRHPPPKDWAELHLRATAVQRDYQETRSTSTGKVNAFPTREEKPVSRQEVPKCWYCPERHFNAECPVRRQQRDTQDKKPLQGNA; translated from the coding sequence ATGACACCGAGGCCTTTCCGGGGACAAGACCATGAGGATCCTGTCAAACAGCTCCAGCACTGGGAGCAGGCCCTACAGACCCAGGGGATTCCCCAGGGCGAAAAGATTGACCATGTCGGAGGACTACTAATGGGAGAAGCTACTGGATGGTGGAAGAGTCATGAAGGACTTTACGACACCTGGGAAGATTTTGCCTCAAGTTTCGCCAACCAGTTCGGCAGCCTGCCACGAATCGCGGAACTTACTGCCCAGTTGTTCAGCCGCaagcagaaggacagcgaggaaATAGAGAGTTTCCTCGCCCGCAAGAAGAAACTATATGAACGCCTCTACTCTGATATAAATGTGAAGGAATTCCTTCCTACGGCACTGGAATTGGTCAGACCCAACTTACGGCCATTCCTCAGACACCCACCTCCCAAGGATTGGGCAGAGCTACATCTCCGAGCAACCGCAGTACAACGGGACTATCAAGAGACCCGGAGCACTTCCACGGGAAAAGTGAACGCCTTCCCCACTCGGGAGGAGAAACCTGTCAGCCGCCAGGAGGTACCAAAATGCTGGTACTGCCCTGAGAGGCACTTCAACGCAGAATGCCCGGTCCGACGCCAACAGCGGGACACCCAGGACAAGAAGCCCTTGCAGGGAAATGCCTAA